The following are from one region of the Choloepus didactylus isolate mChoDid1 chromosome 11 unlocalized genomic scaffold, mChoDid1.pri SUPER_11_unloc1, whole genome shotgun sequence genome:
- the LOC119524440 gene encoding LOW QUALITY PROTEIN: C-1-tetrahydrofolate synthase, cytoplasmic-like (The sequence of the model RefSeq protein was modified relative to this genomic sequence to represent the inferred CDS: substituted 1 base at 1 genomic stop codon) encodes MVKGEWIKPGAIVIDCGINYIPDDTKTNGKKVVGDVAYEEAKMRAGFITPVPGGVGPTTVAMLMQSTVESAKRFLEKFKLGKWMIQYHNLNLKTPVPSNIDISRSCKLKPISNLAREIGLLSEEVELYGETKAKVLLSVLQCLKHQPNRKYVVVAGITPTPLGEGKSTTTIGLVQALGAHLHQNVFACVWQPSQGPTFRIKGGAAGGGYSQVIPMEEFNLHLTGDIHAITAANNLVAAAVDARIFHELTQTDKALYNRLVPSVNGVRKFSDIQIRRLRRLGIEKTDPATLTDEDINRFARLDSDPETITWQRVLDTNDRFLRKITIGQAPTEKGHTRMAQFDISVASEIMAVLALTSSLEDMRERLGKMVVASRKGGEPVTAEDLGVSGALTVLMKDAIKPNLMQTLEGTPVFVHAGPFANIAHGNSSIIADRVALKLVGPEGFVVTEAGFGADIGMEKFFNIKCXYSGLRPHVVVLVATVRALKMHGGGPTVTAGMPLPKAYIEENLELVEKGFSNLKKQIENARIFGVPVVVAVNVFKTDTEAELDLICHLAKENGAFDAMKCTHWAEGGKGTLALAEAVQRAAQAPSNFKLLYDLKLPIEDKIRIIVQKIYGADDIELLPEAQHKAEIYTKQAFGNLPICMAKTHLSLSHNPEQKGVPTGFVLPIRNIRASVGAGFLYPLVGTMSTMPGLPTRPCFYDIDLDPKTEQVNGLF; translated from the coding sequence ATGGTGAAAGGGGAGTGGATCAAACCTGGGGCAATAGTCATCGACTGTGGAATCAATTATATTCCAGATGATAcaaaaacaaatgggaaaaaggTTGTAGGTGATGTGGCATACGAAGAGGCCAAAATGAGAGCGGGCTTCATCACCCCTGTTCCTGGGGGAGTTGGACCCACGACAGTTGCAATGCTGATGCAGAGCACAGTAGAGAGTGCAAAGCGTTTCCTGGAGAAATTTAAGCTGGGAAAGTGGATGATTCAGTATCACAACCTTAACCTCAAGACACCTGTTCCAAGTAACATTGATATATCACGATCTTGCAAACTGAAACCTATCAGTAACCTGGCTCGAGAAATTGGTCTGCTCTCTGAAGAGGTAGAATTGTATGGTGAAACAAAGGCCAAAGTTCTGCTGTCCGTCTTACAATGCCTGAAGCACCAGCCTAATAGAAAATACGTGGTAGTGGCTGGAATAACTCCAACACCTCTGGGAGAAGGAAAAAGCACAACCACAATTGGGCTGGTGCAAGCCCTTGGTGCCCATCTTCATCAGAATGTATTTGCATGCGTGTGGCAGCCTTCCCAGGGCCCAACCTTTAGAATAAAAGGTGGCGCTGCAGGAGGTGGCTACTCGCAGGTCATTCCTATGGAAGAGTTTAATCTCCACCTCACTGGTGACATCCATGCCATCACTGCAGCTAACAATCTTGTTGCTGCAGCCGTCGATGCCCGGATATTCCACGAATTGACACAGACAGACAAGGCTCTCTATAATCGTTTGGTTCCGTCAGTAAATGGAGTGAGAAAGTTCTCTGATATCCAAATCCGAAGGCTACGGAGACTAGGCATTGAAAAGACCGACCCTGCTACGCTGACAGATGAAGACATAAACAGATTTGCAAGATTGGATAGTGACCCAGAAACTATAACTTGGCAAAGAGTGTTGGATACCAATGATAGATTCCTGAGGAAGATCACGATTGGACAGGCTCCAACAGAGAAAGGGCACACACGGATGGCCCAGTTTGATATCTCTGTGGCCAGTGAAATTATGGCTGTCCTGGCTCTCACCAGTTCTCTAGAAGACATGAGAGAAAGACTGGGCAAAATGGTGGTGGCATCCAGAAAGGGAGGGGAGCCTGTCACTGCTGAAGATCTGGGAGTGAGTGGCGCATTGACGGTGCTCATGAAGGATGCGATCAAGCCCAATCTCATGCAGACATTAGAGGGCACTCCAGTGTTTGTTCATGCTGGACCATTTGCCAACATTGCACATGGGAATTCCTCCATCATAGCAGACCGGGTTGCACTCAAGCTTGTTGGCCCTGAAGGGTTTGTAGTGACTGAAGCTGGATTTGGAGCAGACATTGGAATGGAGAAGTTTTTTAACATCAAATGCTGATATTCTGGTCTCCGCCCTCATGTAGTGGTTCTTGTTGCCACTGTCAGGGCTCTTAAAATGCATGGGGGTGGCCCCACGGTCACTGCTGGAATGCCTCTACCCAAGGCTTACATAGAGGAGAACCTGGAGCTGGTTGAAAAAGGCTTCAGTAActtgaagaaacaaattgaaaatgcCAGAATCTTTGGTGTTCCAGTAGTGGTGGCTGTGAACGTATTCAAAACTGACACAGAAGCTGAGCTGGACCTCATCTGCCACCTTGCCAAGGAAAATGGGGCTTTTGATGCTATGAAATGCACTCACTGGGCAGAAGGGGGAAAGGGAACCTTAGCCCTGGCAGAAGCTGTCCAGAGAGCAGCACAAGCACCCAGCAACTTCAAACTCCTTTATGACCTCAAGCTCCCGATTGAGGACAAGATCAGGATCATCGTGCAGAAGATCTATGGGGCAGACGACATTGAATTGCTCCCTGAAGCTCAGCACAAAGCTGAAATCTACACAAAGCAGGCCTTTGGGAATTTGCCCATCTGCATGGCCAAAACCCACCTGTCCTTGTCTCATAACCCAGAGCAGAAAGGTGTCCCCACAGGCTTTGTCCTGCCCATCCGCAACATCCGTGCCAGTGTTGGGGCTGGTTTTCTGTACCCCTTAGTAGGAACGATGAGCACAATGCCTGGACTCCCTACCCGACCCTGTTTCTATGATATTGATTTGGACCCTAAAACCGAACAGGTTAATGGGCTGTTTTAA